The sequence TACTTCCTGTTTTCCGCCAAGCAGGACTCGGTGGGCATCGTCCAGAACCTGTTCCCGGCCTTCACGGCCGGCTACAGCCTCTATCTGGACATCCGTCACCGCGGCTGGCACCGGGACAAGGCGACCCACTGAGCTGATTTTTCGGGGGTTTTTCGCCCCCGAGGTTGTCCGGCCCCCTGCCGGCGGGCATAATGCGCGGCTCGCTGCGTCTTACCCGGGTCCCCAGGACCCCCATTTGCAGCGTGGCCGCCGCCCTCCTGGCCAAGGAGAGCATCACCAGACACCAATCGAGGTGCTTATGTCCCGCGTGTGCCAAGTCACCGGCAAGAGCGTGCAGACCGGCAACAACGTCTCGCATGCCAACAACAAGACCCGCCGTCGCTTCCTGCCCAACCTGCACGAGCGTCGCTTCTGGGTTGCCAGCGAAAACCGCTGGGTGAAGCTGAAGGTTTCCGCGCACGCGCTGCGCACCATCGACAAGAACGGTATCGACTCGGTCCTGGCGCAGCTTCGCGCCCGCGGCGAGAAGGTTTGAGGAGTAAGACATGGCTAGCAAGCGTGACAAGATTCGCCTGATCTCCTCGGCCAACACCGGCCACTTCTACACGACCGACAAGAACAAGAAGAACACGCCGGCCAAGATGGAGGTCAAGAAGTACGACCCCGTCGTCCGGAAGCACGTGATCTACAAGGAAGGCAAGATCAAGTAAGCCTTCCCGCTCTTGGGAACAGATCGAAGCCCGCCGAAAGGTGGGCTTCTTTTTTGCCTCACGCGCCGCGGCGGTGCTTGACCAGCGAGTCGACGACCGACGGATCCGCGAGCGTCGAGGTATCGCCCAGTTGTTCCGGCGCGTCTTCGGCGATCTTGCGCAGGATGCGCCGCATGATCTTTCCCGAGCGCGTCTTCGGCAGGCCCGGCGCCCACTGCACGTGGTCGGGCGTGGCGATCGGGCCGATGAGGTTGCGCACGTGCGCGACCAGTGCGTCGCGCAGCGCGTTGGATTCGGCTTCGCCGGCCACCAGCGTCACGTAGGCATAGATGCCCTGGCCCTTGATGTCGTGCGGGAATCCGACGACGGCGGCTTCGGCCACCTTGGGATGCGCGACCAGCGCGCTTTCCACTTCCGCCGTGCCGATGCGATGGCCGCTGACGTTGATGACGTCGTCCACGCGCCCGGTGATCCAGTAGTCGCCGTCCGCGTCGCGCCGGCAGCCGTCGCCGGTGAAGTACATGCCCGGATATGCGCGGAAATACGTGTCGATGAAACGCGCGTGGTCGCCGTAGACCGTGCGCATCTGGCCGGGCCAGGAATCCAGCAGCACGAGGTTGCCTTCGGTTTCGCCTTCGAGCAGTTGGCCGTTCGCATCGACGATGGCCGGACGCACGCCGAAGAACGGCGTCATCGCCGAGCCGGGCTTCTGCGGCTGGTCGAGCCGCGGCGCAATGAGCGTGGCGCCGGTTTCCGTTTGCCACCACGTATCGACGATCGGGCAGCGCGCATCGCCCACCACGTCGTGGTACCAGCGCCAGGCTTCGGGATTGATCGGCTCGCCGACGGTGCCGAGCAGGCGCAGCGATTTGCGCGAGGCCGCCTTCACCGGCGCATCGCCTTCGCGCATCAATGCGCGGATCGCCGTCGGCGCGGTGTAGAAGATCGTGACCTGGTGTTTGTCGACGATGCGCCAGAAGCGCGAGAAATCCGGATGGTTCGGCACGCCTTCGAACACGACGGCGGTCGCGCCGTTCGCCAGCGGGCCGTACACGATGTAGCTGTGGCCCGTGATCCAGCCGACGTCGGCCGTGCACCACCACACGTCGTCCGCGCGCAGGCCGAAGACTTCCTCGTGCGTGAAGCTCGCATACACCAGGTAACCGCCCGTGGTGTGCAGCACGCCCTTGGGTTTGCCGGTCGATCCCGAGGTGTAGAGGATGAACAACGGATCTTCCGCGCCCATCGGCTCGGGATCGCAGGTGTCGGGCTGGCCTTCGACCACGGCCTCCACCCAGCGGTCGCGCGGCATCTGCATCGCCACCGCGGCGCCGGTGTGGCGCACGACGAGGACGGTTTCCACCGAATTCGTGCCGGGCAGGCGAAGCGCCGCGTCGACGTTGGCCTTCAATGGGATGCGCTTGCCGCCGCGCAGCCCTTCGTCCGCGGTGATGACGAGCTTGCTGCCGCAGTCGGCGATGCGGTCGGCGATGGATTGCGGCGCGAAGCCGCCGAAGATCACCGAATGGATCGCGCCGATGCGCGCGCACGCGAGCATCGCGACGATCGCGTCGGGGATCATCGGCAGGTAGATCGTGATGCGGTCGCCCTTGCCCATGCCGAGGTTGCGCAGCGCGTTGGCGAGGCGGCAGGTGCGCGCGTGCAGTTCGCGGTAGGTGATGCGTTGCGCGGGCGCGTTCGGATCGTCGGGTTCGAAGATCAGCGCGGTGCGATCGCCGTTCCTGGCGAGGTGGCGGTCCAGGCAGTTGACGCTGGCGTTGAGCACGCCGTCTTCGTACCAGCGGATGTGGAAATCGTCGGCGTCGAAACTGACGTCGCGGATGCGCGTGGGCGGCGAGATCCAGTCGATGCGCTTGGCGACCTTGCGCCAGAAGCCATCGGGATCGTGCAGCGATTCGGCATAGCGCTGCGCGTAATCGGAATCCGTCGAAGCCATGGGGCGCCCTCGCCTGCGGGGAACGCCCAGTGTACTCAGCGTGGCGGCGAGGCGAGTTCCGCGGCGCTCAGGAATCCATCGCGGTTCTTGTCCTGGCGGGCGAAGGCGTCGGCCAGGCGTGCGCGATGGGCGTCGCGCGTGATGGGCTTGCCGCGCCCGCCCGGTTGTTCGGCGGGGGAGAGCGTGCCGTCGTGGTCGGCGTCCATCGCGTCGAAGGCGTAGCTCAGCCAATCCTGGTATTCGACGAGCGAAACGCGGCCGTCGTGGTCGGCGTCCATGCGGGCGAGGTAGTCGGCGCTGGCCGTGACCTGCGCGTGGGCCGTGGTGCAGAGGATTGCGAGCGCCAATAACGAAAGACCCGCACGCAACCGTGCGGGTCTTCGAGTTTCGCGCGTGCGAAAGGGCATCACGCAGCGTGCAGCTGGTAGCCCTTCAGGCGCGCCGAGAAGTCCTGCAGCTGGCGGATGCCGCTGGCTTCGGCTTCCTTGCACCAGGCCTGCAGGTTCTGCAGCGTCGCCGCGGCGTCATTGCCGCGCGCTTCGAGCACGGCCGCCAGGCGCGCGCGGTGTTCGACCAGCGCACGGATCCGCGGGTTCTGCGCGATCCACGCCTGCAGCTGGGCACGCGCATCCGGCTTCAGCCAACGACCGTCGTCGCTCAGGCCCTTGCGCAGCGGACGCGGCAGCGCGGCCTGGCTCTCGCGCAGCGCCGGCTTCAGCACGTTGCGATGGAAATCGGTCATGGCCTGGAAGCGATGGGTCAGCAGCGCCTTGATGGTTTCGCTGTCCGGTACGTGGATGTTCGGTCGCACGTCGAGCGAGGGCGCCACGCGCAGGACCTTCGCCATTCCGAACATTTCGAAGAACTTGATCGCGGCCCAGCCGATGTCGAATTCGAACTTGCGCAGCGCGAACTTCGCCGAGCTCGGGAACGCGTGGTGGTTGTTGTGCAGCTCTTCGCCGCCGATCCAGACGCCCCACGGGGTGAGGTTGGTCGCGGTGTCGGTGGTTTCGAAGTTGCGGTAGCCCCACCAGTGGCCGAGGCCGTTGACGACGCCGGCGGCCCAGAACGGGATCCACGCCATCTGGATCGCCCACACCGCAACGCCCGGCAGGCCGAACAGCGCGAAGCTGAGGAAGAGCAGGAGCGTGGGGCCCATCGTCGCGTGCGGCGTGTAGACCTTGCGCTCGATCCAGTCCTCCGGGCAGCCCTTGCCGTACTTCTCGATCGACTCGCGATCGCCGCGCGCTTCGCGATAAAGCTCCACGCCGCGCCAGAAGACGGTCTTGATGCCCTTGTACATCGGGCTGTGCGGATCTTCCTCGGTCTCGCACTTCGCATGGTGCTTGCGATGGATCGCCGCCCATTCCTTCGTGATCATCGACGTGGTGAGCCACGTCCAGAAGCGGAAGAAGTGCGCGAGCACTGGATGGAAATCGACGCCGCGATGGGCCTGGCTGCGGTGCAGGTACAGGGTGACCGAGAAGATCGTGAGCTGCGTGGCGACCAACAGGTAGACCAGCAGGCCGATCCAGCCGAACTGCAGGAGTCCGCCGGACAGGAATTCGAGGAAAGCGTGCATCGTGACTCCGGGTGAACGTGCGGGGCGCGGGGGACCACCCCGGAAGCCATATTGCCACCGGAGTTCGGCCGTGCGCGTGCGTATGTCGCCGATCCGTGATGGGGGTGTTCAGACCGCATAACAACCGTTGGAACGGTCTGCTGCCGCTTTCACGTCCACGGGCCTGCCACACTTGCGCCATGCCCGAGTTGCCTGAAGTCGAAACCACGCGTCGCGGCCTGGCGCCGCATGTCGAAGGGCGCATCGTCACCGACGTCGTGTTGCGGCGTCCGGACCTGCGATGGCCGATTCCGCCGGAAGTCGCGCGCCTGCTGCCCGGCCGACGGATCGATGCCGTGCGCCGCCGGGCGAAATACCTGCTGCTGGACACCGAGGTCGGCAGCGCGCTGCTCCACCTGGGCATGTCCGGCAGCCTGCGCGTCCTGCCCGCCGCCACGCCGGTCGCCGCCCACGACCATGTCGACATCCTGCTCGACCCCCGCGGCCGCGACCCGCTCCGCGTCCTGCGCTTCAACGACCCGCGCCGCTTCGGCTGCCTGCTCTGGCAGGCGCCCGGCGAAACCCACGAACTCCTGCGCGACCTGGGGCCGGAGCCCTTGTCGGACGGCTTCGACGGCGACTACCTCTTCGCGCGCAGCCGCGGCCGCACGGCCCCGGTGAAAACCTTCCTGATGGACCAGGGAATCGTGGTGGGCGTGGGCAACATCTATGCCGCCGAAGCCCTGTTCGAAGCGGGCATTTCGCCCCTGCGCGAGGCCGGCCGCGTGTCGCGCGAACGCTACCGTTCGCTCGCCGACGCGGTGAAGCGGATCCTGGCCCATGCCATCGAACGCGGCGGCACCACCCTCCGCGACTTCATCAGCCCCGACGGCCTGCCCGGGTATTTCGAGCTCGAACTGTCGGCCTATGGCCGAGGCGGGGCGCCATGTCCGCGCTGCGGCCGGCCCCTGAAGGAAGCCTCGATCGGCCAGCGCACCACCGTGTGGTGCACCCGCTGCCAGCGCTGACTCAGCAGGGAAATTCAGCTTTCTGAGGCCGGTCGAGGCCCGAAACCGCGTGCCGGGCCTCACGGTCCGGGCTATATTCGGCCCCCTGAGGGGGCACATGGCCGAGACTGCCGACATCACCGAGCTGTTGGACGCCGCACGCGATGGAGATCGCGGCGCGCTCGATCGCGTGCTCGCCACCCTGTATCAGGAACTGCACGCCATGGCGCGCCGGCAGCTCGCCGGGCAGCACGGGCACACGCTCGATGCCACCGCGCTCGTGCACGAGGCCTACCTGAAACTGGTCGGGCGCAATTCGGCGCAGTTCGACGATCGCGCGCACTTCTTCGCCTACGCGGCGTCGGCGATGCGCAGCGTCGTGGTCGACTACGCGCGCCAGCGCCTGGCGCAGAAGCGCGGCGGCGATCTGCACCGCGTCACCGAGTTGCCCGAGGAAGTCGAAGGCGGCCTGCGCCTGGATGAAGAAACCCTGGGCCTGGACACCGCGCTCACGCGCCTGGCCGCGGTCGACGCGCGCCTGGCGCAGGTGGTCGAACTGCGTTACTTCGCCGGACTGTCCGAACTGGAGATCGCTGCGCTGCTCAAGCGCTCCGAACGCAGTATCCGCCGCGACTGGCAGAAGGCGCGCCTGTTCCTCCTCGCGTCGTTGAAGGACGGCTGACGCCGGACGGCAATGGACCCCGAGCGCTGGCAACGACTGTCCCCGTTGCTCGATGCTCTATTCGAGCTCGACGAAGACGAGCGCACGCGTAGCCTCGAGTTGATGCGCGAGGAGGATCCGCAGACCGCGGAAGACCTCGAAGCCTTGCTGCGCCTGGAAACCGATCGCGAGGATTTCCTCTCCGAACCGCTCGTCGCACCGCTGCCCGGCCCGCGCCCGGGAGCAGATGTCGGCCCCTATCGCCTTGAACGCATGCTCGGCGAAGGCGGCATGGGCCAGGTGTGGCTGGCCGCGCGCGCCGATGGCCTGTACCAGCGCCGCGTCGCGCTGAAGCTGCTGCGCCCGGGCCTGGTCGATCCGAACCTGCGCCTGCGCTTCACGCGCGAACGCCAGATCCTCGCGCGCCTGGCGCATCCGCACATCGCGCGACTGCTCGATGCAGGCGTGAGCGGCGACCACCAACCGTATCTCGCGCTCGAATACATCGAAGGCGAGCCGATCACCGATTACTGCCGCGCGCGCAAGTTGTCGCTGGAATCGAGGCTGGATCTGTTCCACCAGATCTGCGACGCGGTCTCGCACGCGCACGCCAACCTCATCGTCCACCGCGACCTCAAGCCCTCGAACATCCTGGTCACGCCCGCAGGCGACGTCCGCCTGCTCGACTTCGGCATCGCCAAGCTGATCGACACCGAGGCGGCTTCGCCCGAACAGACGCGCACCGGCGTGCGCGCGTTCACGCTGCACTACGCAGCGCCGGAACAGGTGCGCGGTGAGCCGGTGTCGACGATGACCGATGTGTATTCGCTCGGCGTCGTGCTCTACGAACTGCTCGCCGACGCCAAGCCCTACCGCCTGAAACGGCAGACCGATGCCGAATGGGAAGAGGCGATTCTGCAGGGCGATCCGACGCGACCTTCGCAGGCGCTGCAGCGCCAGGCCGATGCCGGCGACGGCGATTCGGCGATGCTGCGCAGGCGTTCGCGCATCGTGTCGGGCGACCTCGACAACATCGTGCTGAAGGCCCTGGGGAAGAAACCGGAGCAGCGCTATCCCTCGGTCGAGGCGATGTCGCTGGACCTGGAGCGTTATCTCGCGGGCAAGCCCGTGCTGGCGCGACCGCAGAGCGTGGGCTACCGCGTGCGCAAGTATTGCGTGCGACATCGCTGGGCCTTGGCGTCTGGCATCGCGATCACCAGCGTGCTCGGCGCGGCGCTGGCGATCGTCGCGTGGCAGGGGCAGCAGGCCGTGCAGGAAGCCGCCCGCGCGCAGGCGCTGCAGGATTTCGTCATCGGTCTGTTCGAAGGCGCGGGCGCTGCGCCGCGCGACGATGCGATCGACATGCGCTCGCTGCTCGACAACGGCATCGTGCGCGCCAACCGCGAACTGGCGCGACAACCCCTCGCGCGCGCGGAGGTGTTCGGCATCATCGCGCGCCTGCGCCTGGGCCTCGGCGACTACCGCGAAGCGATGTCGCTGCTGGATCGCCAGGCCGCGATCCTGGCCACCTTCGGCGACGATGCACCGCCGAGCCTGCAGCTCGAATCGGCCACGCAACTGGGCCTGGCGCAACGCCAGCTCGACAATCCGCGTGGCTGCATCAACGTCATGCAGCCGATGATGGAGCGCGCGCGGCGCGAGCAGTCGCAGCTCCCCGCCCAGGTCGCCGAGTACTACTCGCAACTCGCGCGCTGCCGCAGCGCGGTCGGCGAGTTCAACACGGCGCGCCAGCTACTCGAATACTCGATGACGATCCGCAAGGACGTACTCGACGACGAACCGGGGCAGGTCGAAAACCTGCTCGACCTGGCCAACGTGGACGCCGACGCGGGCAAGACCGACGCTGCCTTGCGCGGCCTGCGCAACGCACTGGCGCAATTGCAGGTGCGCCTGGGCGAGCGCCACCCGCTCGCGATCCAGGTGCAGCGCCGCATCGGCGCACTGCTGCGCGAACAGGGCCGCCCCGACGAAGCGGCGAAAGCCATCGACGCCGCGCTCAACCTCTCGGTCGAACTGCTCGGCGACCGCCACCCCACGACGCTTGCACTGCATCGCCAACGCGCCGCCGTGTACATGGAGCAGGGTTGGCTGGACGTCGCCGAGCGCGACCTGCGCGCGACGACGCCGCTGTTGATCGAACGCGTCGGCGAGGAACACGTCGACGTGGGCAGCAGCTTCTACACGCTCGGCATGCTCGCGTGGGAGCAAGGACGCATGGAGGAAGCCGAGCGCGAGCTGGGCCAGGCCATCGCCATCTGGCGCTCCACGTCGGCGCGCACGCGCATGGTGCGCGCGATGGCGGACCACGCGGAAGTCCTGCAGGCCCTGGGCCGCAACGAGGAAGCGAACACGGAAATCGAACTGGCGCACCAGCTCGCCGTGGCGCAACTCGGCCTGCGCCATCCGATCACCGCGGACGTCGAACACATCCAGGGCCGCATGCTCGCCTCGGCCGGCGACCACGCCGCTGCGATCGACCGGCTCGAACGCGCCGTCGGCGATGCAAGTTCGGCGCTGGGCGCGAACAACCTGCGCACGCAGGCGATCGAATTGACCCTGGCGCGCGAACTGGCGCGCGACGACGACGTGCGCGCATTCGGCACGATGGAACGGCTCGCGAGCGAGAAGTTCGCCGGCGGCACCGAACCGCGCGACCTGCGCTGGCGCGCGCGCGCCTATCTCGGCGAGGCGCGCTGCCGCGGCCCGGAAACGCTGCGCGCGCGCAGCGAACTCGATGCGCTGTCCGAAGAACTGCACGCCGCCCTCCCGCAGGGCGGGCGCCTGCCGCGCGAAGTCGATGCCATCCGCGCGGCGTGCACGCCGCTCGCGCTGAAGTGACGCAGGCTCAGTCGAGCAGCGAGGGCTGCACCGGCTCGATCGTTCCCTCGCCGCGCATCACCTTCTTGAACTCCGCGCGCGACACAGACACGTAACGGTCGTTGCCGCCGATCTCCACCTGCGGGCCCGCCTGCACGGCGCGTCCCTGCTCGTCCACCCGCACCGTCATCGTCGCCTTCTTGCCGGTGTGGCAGATCGTCTTGATCTCGCTGAGTTCGTCCGCCCATGCCAGCAGGTACTGGCTGCCTTCGAACAGCTCGCCGCGGAAATCCGTGCGCAGCCCGTAACACAGCACCGGGATGCGCAGCTGGTCGACGACTTCGCTGAGCTGCCACACCTGCGCCTTGGAGAGGAACTGCGCCTCGTCCACGAGCACGCAATCCAGCTTACCGTGCGCCTCGATGTCCTCGCGCACGCGGGCTTGAAGGTCGTCGCGGGCGCCGAAGGGCGTCCCCTGCGCCTTGAGGCCGATGCGCGAGGCGACCGTCCCGGCCGCGCCCGCGCGATCGTCCAGCGCGGGCGTGAAAATCATCACGCGCATGCCGCGTTCGCGATAGTTGTGCGCAGACTGCAACAGGGTCGTCGTCTTCCCCGCATTCATCGCCGAATAATAGAAATAGAGCTTGGCCATGCCGCAGATTATGCGGGGCCGGGCGGCTACACTGCGCGGCCCTTCGCGCGACCCCACCGGAGCCCGCCTTGCACGGCCTCAACCCTCCCCAACGCCAGGCCGTGCTGCACGTCGACGGGCCGTTGCTGGTGCTGGCGGGCGCGGGCAGCGGCAAGACGCGCGTGATCGTGGAAAAGATCGCGCACCTGGTCGCCTCCGGCCGCATGCCGGCGCGTCGCATCGCTGCGATCACCTTCACCAACAAGTCCGCGCGCGAGATGAAGGAGCGCGTGGCCAAGCGCCTGAAGGGCGACGCCGGCGAAGGCCTCACGATCTGCACCTTCCACGCCC comes from Lysobacter sp. KIS68-7 and encodes:
- the rpmB gene encoding 50S ribosomal protein L28 codes for the protein MSRVCQVTGKSVQTGNNVSHANNKTRRRFLPNLHERRFWVASENRWVKLKVSAHALRTIDKNGIDSVLAQLRARGEKV
- the rpmG gene encoding 50S ribosomal protein L33 encodes the protein MASKRDKIRLISSANTGHFYTTDKNKKNTPAKMEVKKYDPVVRKHVIYKEGKIK
- the acs gene encoding acetate--CoA ligase: MASTDSDYAQRYAESLHDPDGFWRKVAKRIDWISPPTRIRDVSFDADDFHIRWYEDGVLNASVNCLDRHLARNGDRTALIFEPDDPNAPAQRITYRELHARTCRLANALRNLGMGKGDRITIYLPMIPDAIVAMLACARIGAIHSVIFGGFAPQSIADRIADCGSKLVITADEGLRGGKRIPLKANVDAALRLPGTNSVETVLVVRHTGAAVAMQMPRDRWVEAVVEGQPDTCDPEPMGAEDPLFILYTSGSTGKPKGVLHTTGGYLVYASFTHEEVFGLRADDVWWCTADVGWITGHSYIVYGPLANGATAVVFEGVPNHPDFSRFWRIVDKHQVTIFYTAPTAIRALMREGDAPVKAASRKSLRLLGTVGEPINPEAWRWYHDVVGDARCPIVDTWWQTETGATLIAPRLDQPQKPGSAMTPFFGVRPAIVDANGQLLEGETEGNLVLLDSWPGQMRTVYGDHARFIDTYFRAYPGMYFTGDGCRRDADGDYWITGRVDDVINVSGHRIGTAEVESALVAHPKVAEAAVVGFPHDIKGQGIYAYVTLVAGEAESNALRDALVAHVRNLIGPIATPDHVQWAPGLPKTRSGKIMRRILRKIAEDAPEQLGDTSTLADPSVVDSLVKHRRGA
- a CDS encoding EF-hand domain-containing protein, with the protein product MALAILCTTAHAQVTASADYLARMDADHDGRVSLVEYQDWLSYAFDAMDADHDGTLSPAEQPGGRGKPITRDAHRARLADAFARQDKNRDGFLSAAELASPPR
- a CDS encoding fatty acid desaturase; translation: MHAFLEFLSGGLLQFGWIGLLVYLLVATQLTIFSVTLYLHRSQAHRGVDFHPVLAHFFRFWTWLTTSMITKEWAAIHRKHHAKCETEEDPHSPMYKGIKTVFWRGVELYREARGDRESIEKYGKGCPEDWIERKVYTPHATMGPTLLLFLSFALFGLPGVAVWAIQMAWIPFWAAGVVNGLGHWWGYRNFETTDTATNLTPWGVWIGGEELHNNHHAFPSSAKFALRKFEFDIGWAAIKFFEMFGMAKVLRVAPSLDVRPNIHVPDSETIKALLTHRFQAMTDFHRNVLKPALRESQAALPRPLRKGLSDDGRWLKPDARAQLQAWIAQNPRIRALVEHRARLAAVLEARGNDAAATLQNLQAWCKEAEASGIRQLQDFSARLKGYQLHAA
- the mutM gene encoding bifunctional DNA-formamidopyrimidine glycosylase/DNA-(apurinic or apyrimidinic site) lyase, producing the protein MPELPEVETTRRGLAPHVEGRIVTDVVLRRPDLRWPIPPEVARLLPGRRIDAVRRRAKYLLLDTEVGSALLHLGMSGSLRVLPAATPVAAHDHVDILLDPRGRDPLRVLRFNDPRRFGCLLWQAPGETHELLRDLGPEPLSDGFDGDYLFARSRGRTAPVKTFLMDQGIVVGVGNIYAAEALFEAGISPLREAGRVSRERYRSLADAVKRILAHAIERGGTTLRDFISPDGLPGYFELELSAYGRGGAPCPRCGRPLKEASIGQRTTVWCTRCQR
- a CDS encoding ECF-type sigma factor — its product is MAETADITELLDAARDGDRGALDRVLATLYQELHAMARRQLAGQHGHTLDATALVHEAYLKLVGRNSAQFDDRAHFFAYAASAMRSVVVDYARQRLAQKRGGDLHRVTELPEEVEGGLRLDEETLGLDTALTRLAAVDARLAQVVELRYFAGLSELEIAALLKRSERSIRRDWQKARLFLLASLKDG
- a CDS encoding serine/threonine-protein kinase, producing the protein MLDALFELDEDERTRSLELMREEDPQTAEDLEALLRLETDREDFLSEPLVAPLPGPRPGADVGPYRLERMLGEGGMGQVWLAARADGLYQRRVALKLLRPGLVDPNLRLRFTRERQILARLAHPHIARLLDAGVSGDHQPYLALEYIEGEPITDYCRARKLSLESRLDLFHQICDAVSHAHANLIVHRDLKPSNILVTPAGDVRLLDFGIAKLIDTEAASPEQTRTGVRAFTLHYAAPEQVRGEPVSTMTDVYSLGVVLYELLADAKPYRLKRQTDAEWEEAILQGDPTRPSQALQRQADAGDGDSAMLRRRSRIVSGDLDNIVLKALGKKPEQRYPSVEAMSLDLERYLAGKPVLARPQSVGYRVRKYCVRHRWALASGIAITSVLGAALAIVAWQGQQAVQEAARAQALQDFVIGLFEGAGAAPRDDAIDMRSLLDNGIVRANRELARQPLARAEVFGIIARLRLGLGDYREAMSLLDRQAAILATFGDDAPPSLQLESATQLGLAQRQLDNPRGCINVMQPMMERARREQSQLPAQVAEYYSQLARCRSAVGEFNTARQLLEYSMTIRKDVLDDEPGQVENLLDLANVDADAGKTDAALRGLRNALAQLQVRLGERHPLAIQVQRRIGALLREQGRPDEAAKAIDAALNLSVELLGDRHPTTLALHRQRAAVYMEQGWLDVAERDLRATTPLLIERVGEEHVDVGSSFYTLGMLAWEQGRMEEAERELGQAIAIWRSTSARTRMVRAMADHAEVLQALGRNEEANTEIELAHQLAVAQLGLRHPITADVEHIQGRMLASAGDHAAAIDRLERAVGDASSALGANNLRTQAIELTLARELARDDDVRAFGTMERLASEKFAGGTEPRDLRWRARAYLGEARCRGPETLRARSELDALSEELHAALPQGGRLPREVDAIRAACTPLALK
- a CDS encoding thymidine kinase, which gives rise to MAKLYFYYSAMNAGKTTTLLQSAHNYRERGMRVMIFTPALDDRAGAAGTVASRIGLKAQGTPFGARDDLQARVREDIEAHGKLDCVLVDEAQFLSKAQVWQLSEVVDQLRIPVLCYGLRTDFRGELFEGSQYLLAWADELSEIKTICHTGKKATMTVRVDEQGRAVQAGPQVEIGGNDRYVSVSRAEFKKVMRGEGTIEPVQPSLLD